Within the Paracoccus liaowanqingii genome, the region ACACGGCGTTTCCAAGAGATCCCTCAGCGCAAGGCTGATCATGGATCTACGGTGCACCGTGCCGCTCCATCGCCCTCTGCGCCACCGGCGAACCGCCACCCGCCTCCTAGGGCAAGATTGCCTTGAGGCACCGGCGCTGTAGAGTGTTTATGACCCACGAGAGCACTGGTATCGCCAACCCATGTCCAAGAAGACCCTGAACAAAGAAAATCTACAGAAGCTGGGTTCGGAGACGCTAGCCGGATTGGTGATGGATCTGGTGCAGGGTAGCGCGACACTTCAGCGACGCGCACGGATGGAACTCAGCGCTGCGCAGGGGCCAAAAGACGTCGCCGCTGATATCCGGAAACGCTTCGCTTCGCTCCGGCGCTCGACCAGCTATATCGACTGGCGCCAGCAACGAGCGCTGGTCAAGGATCTCGATGGCCTTCTGGGCGCAATCGAAAGCAACATAGCTGCAGTGGACGCCAGCGAGGCCTTTGAACTGCTCTGGTCGTTTCTGCAACTCGCTCCTTCGATTTACGAACGCACAGACGACAGCAACGGCGCAGTCGGGGGCGTGATGGCTGAGGCTGTTGATCTGATTGCCGCGATCGCACCTCGGTTGTCGCCTGACCCTGAAACATTGGCCGAGCGGATACTCGAAGCCGTTGCAGAGGCAGGCTATGGCGAGTTCGATGGGATCATTCCAGCGACGGCAGAAGCCTTGGGAACCGATGGCCTTGATCACTTGAAGCAGATCACCGAGGCGTGGGCAGCACAGCCGCCCATCACCCAGGATCTGGACCGATACGCAGGCTACGGCTTTTCAAGCTCGCCCGAAGAGATTGCTTATCGGCAGAAACAGGGCACCAGGTCGATCATCCTGGCCGATATTGCGGACGCCCAAGGTGATGTCGACGCCTACATGGCCCGTTACTCGGAAGAGCAACTGACCTACGCAACCATTGCGCCCGGCGTCGCTCGCAGGTTGCTGGATGCGGGCCGCATCGAAGACGCCCTTGCCATCATCGAACGCGCAAAGACGGCCGAAAGCGCGAAATCATTCAGGATGTCCGGCGACGACCTCAATAAGGTCTACGAGGAATGCCTCGAAAAACTGGGTAAGGTGGTCGCGCTAAAAGACCACCTATGGAACGCTTTTCGGCAGAACCTGAGCAAGCGCAGCCTCCGGAAATACTTGAAGCTGCTTCCTGACTTCGAGGACATCGATGCAGAGCGAACAGCTTTGGACTTCGCCGAAACTTTCCCCTTCATCGAATTGGCCATCAGCTTCCTCATTGAGTGGCCAGCTCATGAGCGTGCGGCGAAGGTAGTGCTGACGCGGGCGAACGATCTGGATGGAAATTCTTACCATATATTGACGACAGGGGCCGCCGCCCTTGAACCTCAATATCCGTTGGCTGCGACAATGATGCGTCGCATCATGGTTCAGGACACGCTGGATGGGGGGAAGTCCAAGCGATACCGATACGCGGCGCGTCACCTGGCCGAATGCCAGTCGTGCGATGCGTCCATCGATGACTACGGCGATTTTCCCACGCACGAGACGTTTGTTCAGGCTCTCAAGCAAAAGCACGGGCGCAAATATGGGTTTTGGGAACTGGTGGACGAGTAGTGGCCCCTTCTGTGCCGCGTTGCTTCATCACCATTGGCGTGACGTTACTGGGGTGGAGACTTAGCCGTTGTTTTGAGCTCTGGCCGGTTCCATATGCGCCCACCCTTGAAGACGAATGCCTTTTGGGTGGGCGGCAAACGATGCGTGAATTAACTTTTCGGGGTAGTAAATGGAGATATTTCTGGATAATCCGAAGCCGTCGAACACAACTCGAAGCAAAGGTTTTCCAGTTCTTCTGCTGATAATTCATCGGGACTGAAAGAGCCATTAACCCAGTAGCGCGTCATAATATCGGCATCAATTTGGGCAAGTTCGACACTATGCATGGTCCAATTAGCACAAATGCGATTTTTAATTGGTCCGGCTAAAAGTACCCTGATGTGCCTATGGCGATCGTCTTGCACAATTCTTATGAAGCTTTGGGCGATGGCGGTTCGGCTCCCTTCCAAAAACTCCATGAAGTCTTCTTCGCTTGCTACGAGAAAACCCGTTATTCCATCTCGGCTATTGTTCACAGTTGAAATCTCGGAAATTTCACGTAGAGTGTCTATATCTATTCCACCATGATTTGATGCATACACAAGCCGGGTAAGCTGCATGGCCTATCCTTTCGCTAGGTTTGAAATTTCCTTTTAAGCACAATCAGGGCACAAACAAATGCTGATTTTGAATACCGGATCGACCTCGCTTTTGACGTTGCGTCAGTGACACTCTGCAGGCAGTTATGGGCGTTTCTCCTTCGGTTCATTCAGCGTGCGCAGAGCCGCTTTGCCTGTCCACACTCGGTAACGGGCGTACAATCTGAGCGCTACTCCGCGTAAACTTACTGGTTGTGTGAAGGGACCGAACTATTGCCAACCGGTAAGTCACCGGTTCGGATGCAGTTGGGGTAACTACCAGAGCCAGTTGCTCAATGGAGAGATCGAAGCCTTGTCTTATTTCCGTTAAACCCTTACGGGCGAGCCGGTCATCTCGAACCATCTGGAGGGCGAGACGCGGTTCCGGACCCCGACCCTGCTGCGGGACCACGGCATCCGGCGCGCGATCAACGTGCCCGTGCAGGGCGAGGCCAGCCGCTATGGCATCCTCGAGGTGGACAGCCCGACCGAGGGGCGCTTCACCACGGCCGACCTGGCCTTCCTGCAGGGCTTCGCCAACCTGCTGGGCGTGGCGATCGAGCGCCATCACGTCGAGGAGGCGCTGCGGGCCAGCGAGGCGCGCCTGCGCGCGGCGGTCGCCCATCAGGAGGTGCTGACGCGCGAGATCAGCCACCGGGTCAAGAACAGCCTGGCGATGGTGGCGGGGCTTCTGAGCATGCAGCGGCGCGAGTCGTCGGACCCCGCCCTGGCCAAGGCGCTGGACGATGCCGAGGCCCGCGTGACGACCATCGCGCAGGTCCACGACCGGCTGTGGCGCGCCGACGAGGTGCACAGCGTCCAGCTGGCCGCGTTCCTGGGCGAGCTGTGCGACCAGCTCCGCACCACCGCCCGTCCCGGCCAGACGCTGAGCTGCACCTTCGCCCCGGTGTCGATCGCGACCGATCAGGCCGTGCCGCTGGCGCTCCTGGTGAACGAGCTGGTGACCAACGCCTTCAAATACGCCTATCCGGCGGGTGCGGGCGATGTGCAGATGACGGTTGAGGAAGCCGGTCCGGGGCGGTTGCGGCTGACCGTCTCGGACCAGGGACGGGGCCTGCCCCCCGATTTTGACGCCGAAGCGTCCGGCAGCCTGGGGATGACGCTGATCGCGGGGCTCAGTTCCCAGCTGCGCGGGCAGATGGAATGGCAGGACGGCGGACCGGGAACGCGCTTCGTGCTGGACTTCGCGAGGCAGGAGGCGACCCGCGAACCGGTTTAGCCACAGCGCGTTGGCGAGGTGTTTCGGATCAACGCCGGGACGACGCGTGGATGCAGCCCCTGTTTCCTCAGCGGAAGGATCGCCGTAACCCATGCAGCTGCCGGGTCACCCAGGCAGTTGGTCAGTCGTCAGAGCGCCTCTTCTTGTGCGTACGGATCGCATTCGCAGGACAATATCTTCATGTCGCAGGCCTTTAGCCATCGGATGCGCATGAATGAGACCCGCGAGAACCGTCATCTTCATCGAGAGGATGCCAGCTTCAAGAACGTCGTCGATCGTATTTGAGGTGATCAACGTGCCATCAACTTTGCGGATAGCCCTATACCTGTAGATTGTCATCGGCGACTCATGGTTGCATGCGAGACACAGGACTATCATGCCATAATCTAGCACGCTACGGTTGTCCCTCAATATTCGGATGCACCTGCTGTAAAAAAGCCCCCGCTACCGTCAAAGGTGCGGGGGCTTCTCCATAAGGATGTGCGGTGCTCCTTACGCCAGCCAACGGTTCGGCGCCGTAGGTGTTCCGTCAAGTCTTGCCCACGGGCTCTGTAGGCACCGCCCCTATGGGTCTCGTCAGCTCGATAGGGAGACGAATGTGTCAGCGGCATCTTCAGCTACCCGATCTTCCCAACCCGATATCTGGGCGCCGAGAGAAATGAGATAGCGCGCCACGGGGCTGTGGAAGTCCCCTGATGGAACAGAGGCATCCATCACAACGTATATCGATTTGGCCACGTCATACTCGGCTACCGTGGTGATGTCAGCAGCCTCGCCGGTGGCGTGGAAGTGATCGAGGACGCTCTCAATCTGATTTTTGGGCATGCCCGCTGCCATAAACATCTTTTGATAGTCACGATTTGGCATTGAACAGTCTCCCCAAGATCTCTGTCCGCTCTCAAAACGTCCATGATTGCCGGGAGCAAGCCTGATCGGCTGCGCCGGGTTCCACTTGATCAACCTTTGGTCGATCGAACTTATTGTCAGGCGCACATATCAGGAAGCTGATGCAAATCGTGCAGCCTATTGTATGTGCAAAATGTATGCATGTTGGCACTTTTCTAAGCGACGCCGAAAGCTGATGCCGCAACGCGGCGTCAGTCCGTGACACGCTGCATCGGACCACGCAATCTGAACGCATGAGGCAACACCGCTTCAACTTTTCTCTGGGCCTGCCCTCCTCCTCCCTGCGGGTCCGGCGAACCACCTTGAAGGCCATCGGACCTGCCGCCCTCCTCCCTCCAGCGGTCACGTCCGATGGTTTTCGATTTTCGCACCCTTTGGTGAGCTGTGAGTTGGTCGAGATCTGCAGCTGTCCGGTACGGGACACAGGGCACGGTGCAAGGCTGGGCCATTCCAATGCCCGGCAGAGCCCTTTGGGGCCAAACCGTCTCCGGCGTGGCCATTGGTTCCTGCCATATCCTCATCACTCCGGTGTCGATTTTCTTCAGCAGGCCTATCAACACAATTTGGGTCATCGCCGGTGACAAGCCTACTTCGGAGATGTCATGTTAAAGATGATCTACCCTTAAGGTTAACAAGTGATCTCTTCTTCTCCCACAGGTTGTCTGATAAAGGAGAGGAAACCGCCGGAGATCCATGTTGACGAGCCTGAACAAACGACACTCCCTTTCAGTGCAGATCGTTGGCTCGGTGCTGATCATTCTGACTTTGGGTTCTTTGAGCCTACTTCTTGTTGGTCACAACGCAATCAACATGACGGACACGACTTCGGCAGATAGGCAGGAACGGTTCGCAGCACGCAATCTTGCTGCGGAAATCACTCGCCTTCCCGAACAGCAGCAAAGCGCGACGATTTGGGACGATGCGGTCCTAAGAACCAGGAACGGCGATGACGAGTGGATAGACGCAAACCTCGGCTTCTGGATGCAGGATTACTTCGGGCACAGTGAAAGCTATGTTCTGGACCGGGCAGGCGAACCTGTTTTTGCCTCTGTCGCCGGGGAACGACGTTCACCTGATATCTATGATGTCCGGGCTCAAGCTATCGCCCCGCTTGTGACCAAGCTCCGCTCAGATATGGCTCGGGCCAGCGAAGGACTGGACAATCCCTACGAAGAGCTTTCCGAGATCTCCGTTGTGGCTCCTCTTCGGTTTGATGCAGGAAATGCCATCGTCAGCGTTGTCCCGATCATTTCTGATACCGGAAACGTCCCACAGAGACCTGGCACCGAGGCACTCCATGTTGCCGTACGCAATCTTGATGCTACCTTCGCACAGCAAATCGGGGGGCCTGTCGAACTCCAGAACCTGGCATTCACAACTGGATCTCCAGCAGCGGGGCTGGCGGGCATCCCCGTAACCGATTTATCTGGAGAGACAATCGCCTGGCTGGTCTGGAAGCCTGAACGGCCTGGAATGATCCTTCTGAACAAGATGTTGCCGGTGCTGCTGGCGAGCGGCTTGGCGGTTGCGCTCTTGCTCTGGTGGATCACCCGCCGACTTTTGCGGGTATCTGGTCAGTTGCAGGTAAGCGAGGCGCAGGCTCGATTTCTGGCCAATCACGATGCCCTGACTGGACTGCCCAACCGGACACTTTTCCAGGACAGGCTTGCGCAAGCGCTGCACGGCGCCGCGAGAAGCGGCCAGACGGTCGCGCTTCTAGCCATCGATCTCGACAGGTTCAAAAGTATCAATGACTCACTCGGCCACCCGGCCGGAGACGAGTTGATCCGCCAAGTGGGCAGCCGACTAACCGACTTGCTTCGTACAGGAGACACTGTCGCTCGGTTTGGCGGGGATGAGTTCATGATCCTTTTGCCAAACATGACCGACGATCATGCGCTTCGCCACATCTGCACAAAGATAGTGGAAGAACTGTCCCGTCCGTATGAACTCTTGGGACGTTCCGGCTGCATCGGCGCCAGCGTCGGCGCGGTGAGGGCTAGGCCTGAGGACAACGATCGCGACGCGTTGATGCAGCGCGCCGATATAGCCCTCTACCGGGCAAAAGCTGCGGGTAAAGGCTGCTTTAATTTGTTCGAGAACGATCTGATCAACCCTGCTCAGCAGCAAAAATGCATTGAAAGCGACCTGCGCACGGCCCTCCGGCTCAATACCGGACTGAAGCTGGTTTATCAGCCCTTCTATGATGAAAAAGGTGACGTGATGGGCGCTGAGGCATTGTGCCGTTGGGATCATCCCATTCATGGAGCACTTTCCCCTGAAATTTTTATCAAGATCGCCGAGGATCACGGACTTATCGACAAACTCGGCCAATGGGTGCTCGACGAAGCCTGTCACTTTGCCGCTCGAACCAACCTTGTGAAGGTTGCGGTCAACGTATCCCCACTGCAGCTAAAAGACCCGGACTTCTTCGCAACAGTTCGTCGTGCACTCGAGTCCTCTGGATTGGCCCCCACATCTTTAGAACTTGAACTTACGGAAAAAATTGTCTTGGAGCAAAGCAGCGCAATCAAGAATACGCTTATCCGGCTTCGTTCAATTGGCATCAGAATTGCCTTGGACGATTTTGCCACCGGCAACTCGTCTCTCCAATATCTGCGTGACCACCGGGTAGACTGCGTGAAAATCGACCGAACTTTTGTGGCGCGACTTGGTAAAGACCAAGAAAACGACCACTTGGTCCGGGCAATTTTTGGAATGGCGCGTGCCATGGGAATATCTGTTACGGTCGAAGGCGTGGAGACGGAAATGCAGCGGAACTTGCTTGCCTCAATGGGATGCAAGACGTTCCAAGGGTTCCTGCTAAGTGGCCCGATGGAAGCCACAGGATTTGCCGCAGTTCTGGAGAAACAAGCAGCGCCCCCGTTTGAATCTCGGGCTTTGATTACCGTCGATTTGGGCGGTACCGTGTGAATCGGCGTGTGGAACGAGCTGATTTAGAAGCCAGGGCGCGCCAAAGCTCTTTCGCGCTAACGAATGGCATCGTTCGTGCCAATGCACCAAGACCGAGATCGTTATAAAGCAAAAGCGCCCTTATGTCAGCGTTGGATCGAAGAGGTCTCGCAGCCAGTCACCGATCAGAGAGATGCAGAGCGTCGTCACCACGATCACTGCAGCAGGGGCCAGCATGATCCAAGGTGCGGATTGAATATAATCACGCCCATATCCTACCATCGCACCAAGGCTCGTCTCGGGCGGCTGCACACCCAGCCCCAAAAACGACAGACCGGATTCGAGCAAGATTACTTCGGGGAAGTTCAAAGTCATTGAAACAAGTAATGTTGAAGCGATGTTAGGCAGAATATGCATCCCGTAAACTCGTACAGGGGAGGCTCCGAGATCGCGCACGGCGGCGGCGTAGTTCTGTTCCTGCGCGGCAATAGCGAGGCCGCGGGCGATACGCGCGATTCTTTCCCATCCATAGAAGCCTAGCAGGACAGTGAATAGCGTCAGCGAATTTCCCAGAAAAGCAAGCACGGCCAGCGCGATGATCATAAAAGGCATTGCAGCTTGTGCATCGATTGCAATTAGAATCACTTGCTCGACTTTGCCGCGCGCGAAAGCGGCAAGAAATCCCAGTGCAACTCCCAGTGTCGCGGCGACAAGCGTGGCCAGAAATGCAATCGTCAGACTGATCTGGATGGATGCAACCAACCTTGATAGCACGTCTCGGCCAAGCTCGTCAGTACCGAGCGGGTGACTCCATGATCCCTCCATGAAGACCGGCTCCACCAGCCTGTCGCGCAGGTCCATGGCCTGATATTCCGGCAGTGGTAGTAAATGCCCCAGAAATGTAGTCCCCACCATTAGCCCGATTACTGCGAGAGCGAGCAGTATTGCCGGCGGCCATTTCTGGAAAAAGGAGCGCAGGCGCGATTTCGCGGTAAATACCGATGCCGAGCGGGGGGCCGAGCTAGGTTCAGTCGTGCTCATCTCATCGTCCTTTGAAACTTATTTTATAGGCAGGCTGCGCTCAGCACGCAGGCGCGGATCAACCCAGCCATAGGCCAGATCAACTATCAAGTTTGCACCGACCATCGTGAAACCGATCAACAGTAAGATCGCCTGCACGACGGCGAGATCGCGGCTCGCCACAGCCTGAACAAGCAAACGTCCGACACCTGGCCAGGAAAAGATGCTCTCAACTACGACCGCTCCGGCAACCAATGAGCCAACCATGAAGCCGATGATCGTCAGCGTCGGGATGGCAGCGTTGGGCAGCGCATGGCGCAGCACCACAGCAGGCCAACTCAACCCTTTGCCGGAGGCAGTCCGGATATACGGCTGGCCCAGCACTTCCAGCATGGCCGATCGTGTGAACCGCGCGATGACTGCAGCGCCGATCATTCCCATGGTCACGACCGGCAGCACCGCATGGAGCCATGTCTCGGAGCCGCCCGAGGGCAGAACCTTCAGCTTCACAGCGAAGACCAAAGCCAGCACCAAGCCCATCACGAAGCTTGGGACGGTGAAACCGATGACTGAAATTGTCATGATCGCCCGGTCGATCCAACTGTTGCGGTTGAGCGCCGCGAAGATCCCGGCGCTTAGTCCAAGGATGAGGTTCATTGCCAGGGCTGGAAGCGTCAACGCGAGGGTAAGGGGAACGCGGTCCATCACCACCCCCAGAGCGTCTTGACCATCGCGCATGGAACGGCCCAGATCACCCTGTAGGATCGCCCAGAAGTATTTAAAGTACTGGATGATCAGCGGCTGATCGAGGCCCCAGTTGCGACGGAAGGCTTCATAGGCAAGTGGCGGGGCTTCCGGGCCGAGTATGATGATCGAGGGGTCACCTGTCATGCGCAGGATCACGAAGGCCAAGGTAACGATCAGCACGACTGTGATGAGGGCTCGCAGGATGCGGCTCAGGGCGAAGAAAACCATTACGCTGTCTCCTTGAGCGCTTTTGGCATAGGCGCGGGGCGTAAAATGCCGTCATCCTTGCCGGCAAGGTGGCAAGCAACGGCACGGCCCGCGTCAAGGCGCAAGGGCGGAACATCTATGGAACATCGCGCGGCCGCGATCGGACAGCGCGGATGGAACGGGCATCCAGTAGGCACATTCACCGGGTTGGGGGGGTCGCCGCGCAGCACAATGCGGGGACGGTTGCGATGGCGAGGGCTGGGTGAAGCAGACACAAGCGCTTGCGTGTAAGGATGGAGCGGCGCGTGAAACACCTCTTCCGGCGCGCCTTCCTCAACGATCCGGCCAAGATACATGACCGCAACGCGGTCTGCCATCTGGCGTACGACCTTCAGATCGTGGCTGATGAAGAGCGCGGCGAAGCCCGTACGTTCGCGTAGATCGGTCAACAGGTTAAGCACTTGCGCCTGTATCGACACATCCAGCGCAGATACCGGCTCGTCGCATACGAGAAGCTCCGGCTCGAGGGCCAATGCGCGGGCGATGACGACGCGCTGCCTCTGCCCTCCCGAAAGTTCATGCGGATAACTGTCGGATTGATCGGGGCGCAGACCTACCGCTGCCATTAGCGCCGCAGCTTTCTCTGCCCGTTCGGATCGGGACATCAACGGAAAATGGATTGCGAAAGGCTCGGCTATCTGGTTCAGGATCGGCAGACGGCGATCGAGGGCACCCAAAGGGTCTTGATAGATCATCTGCATCCGGCGGCGCAGGCGCCGCCAGTCTTCGCGCCGGTCTACAGGCACTTCGGCACCACTGAAGATGACGCTGCCGCCGGTCGGGGCAAGATGGCCGAGCACCAGTTTGGCGGTTGTGGATTTGCCGCACCCGGATTCACCCACCAGCCCCAGCACGCCGCCGCGGGGAATATCGAAACTGACGCCATCGACGGCCTTGAGAACGGCATGCCCCCCCCAGAACCCTGAAGAAGTGCGAATTGCGTAATGTCGCGTCAGGTTGCGAACGGAAAGTAGCGGCGCGGTCATGCCAACACCCGCTGCACAGCAGGAGCAGCAGGAACGGCGGCTGTTCTTTTCGGGTTCAGCACTTCCAGCCGTTCACAGGCAGCGCGCCGCGACAGGTTAGCCCAAGGTACTTCGCGCAGACGCGGCGGACTCTCCTCACACATGTCACGCCGTGCCGCGCATCGTGCAGCAAATGCACAACCCGGGGGCAGGTCGTGCGGCGCGGGCACGGCACCGGGGATCGCTTCAAGTCTACGACGCGGGCCTTCCATATCGGGCAAGGCTGCAAGAAGACCGGAACTATAGGGATGAGCTGGCGCATCAAAGAGTGCTACAGCAGGCGCTTCCTCGATCACGCGGCCCGCATACATCACCGCGACACGGTCAGCCACATCGGAGATCACCCCGAGATCATGCGAGATCAGCACCATCCCCATCCCCGTCTCGGCCTGGAGAGTGCGCAACAGATCAAGGATCTGCGCCTGGATCGTCACATCGAGTGCGGTTGTGGGCTCGTCGGCGATCAGCAAGTCGGGATCTCCCGCCAGCGCCATGGCGATCATCACGCGCTGGTTCATACCTCCCGAAAGTTCGTGCGGATATTCATTCAGGCGCTGATCGGGATTGGAGATACCCACACGGTCGATCAGGTCACGCGCCGCTTTGCGCGCCTCGGCACCACGCAGGCCACGATGCAGACGCAACGCTTCGCCAATCTGGGTTCCGATGCGATGTACCGGGTTCAGCGCGCTGGCAGGGTCTTGAAAGATGAGCGCAACGCGCCCGCCCCGGATACGGCAGAGGTCACGCGCCGCCATGCCGACAAGCTCCTGTCCGTCAAACCGCACTGAGCCGGAGATTTTCGTACTTTTGCCAAGCAGTGCAAGCGCGGCCAGCCAAGTGATGGACTTGCCGCAGCCGCTCTCCCCGACGACCCCGAGCGTCTCACCTCGCCGAACTGTCAGATCGACCCCATGCAGCGCCCGCACATAACGCCTGCCGATATCGAAATCGACGGTAAGCCCCTCGAGCCTCATCAGGGGTTCATCGCTGTGGGTCATGTCCGGCTCCGGAATAATAGCTGCAAACTCGGCCGGGGCAAAAACGGTTTGCCCCGGCCTGATTTGTGTCGGGTCTCTATTTGCTGCCACCCACCGAGAAATTCTCGGCGCGGAAATCCATGGATTGCAGGCCTGACCACTCCCAGGTGATGTCTTCACGCTTGCCGTAGAAGATCGCGTTCTGATGCAGCACTGTATAGCCAGGGTCTTCGCGCTCGATGATTTCGAGCATCCGGGCGAATGCAGCTTTGCGCGTGTCTTGGTCCATCGAGGTTTCGAGAATGATGCAGTTCTCGTTGAATTCCTCGTTGGTCCATTCGCCGTTCTGCTGCTGGCCACCGTTCTGGCAATGCTGGTTCACGATAGACGCCACCGGGTCAGGGTAAGGGGCCGAGTTCGACCAGTCACGGATCCCGCGGCTACCATCAGAGTTGTCAGAAATCTGCTCCCAGTTTTCCTTCATCTGAAAATCGATGTTCAGCCCGATCTGTCGGAAGCTTTCAGCGTTGATCTGGGCGGTCGATACCTGATTTGTGTAGTAGTTGTTCAGCACTCGCATCTGGATTGGCTCGCCGTCGTAACCTGCTTCGTCGAGCAACTGACGAGCGAGTTCGGGATTGTATTCCGGCACTGTCCAGCCCTCGATGAACATGTCGCCAAAAAATTCCCACTGCAGCCCGGCTGGCACCTGTGTGCGGCCACCCCAGAGCGTGTCGACGATCAACTCGCGGTCGATCGCGTGGGTCAGCGCGCGCCGTACAAGCGGGTTCTGCATCACGCCGTTATTCTTGTCG harbors:
- a CDS encoding DUF6880 family protein — translated: MSKKTLNKENLQKLGSETLAGLVMDLVQGSATLQRRARMELSAAQGPKDVAADIRKRFASLRRSTSYIDWRQQRALVKDLDGLLGAIESNIAAVDASEAFELLWSFLQLAPSIYERTDDSNGAVGGVMAEAVDLIAAIAPRLSPDPETLAERILEAVAEAGYGEFDGIIPATAEALGTDGLDHLKQITEAWAAQPPITQDLDRYAGYGFSSSPEEIAYRQKQGTRSIILADIADAQGDVDAYMARYSEEQLTYATIAPGVARRLLDAGRIEDALAIIERAKTAESAKSFRMSGDDLNKVYEECLEKLGKVVALKDHLWNAFRQNLSKRSLRKYLKLLPDFEDIDAERTALDFAETFPFIELAISFLIEWPAHERAAKVVLTRANDLDGNSYHILTTGAAALEPQYPLAATMMRRIMVQDTLDGGKSKRYRYAARHLAECQSCDASIDDYGDFPTHETFVQALKQKHGRKYGFWELVDE
- a CDS encoding BLUF domain-containing protein, with product MQLTRLVYASNHGGIDIDTLREISEISTVNNSRDGITGFLVASEEDFMEFLEGSRTAIAQSFIRIVQDDRHRHIRVLLAGPIKNRICANWTMHSVELAQIDADIMTRYWVNGSFSPDELSAEELENLCFELCSTASDYPEISPFTTPKS
- a CDS encoding sensor histidine kinase, encoding MLTREISHRVKNSLAMVAGLLSMQRRESSDPALAKALDDAEARVTTIAQVHDRLWRADEVHSVQLAAFLGELCDQLRTTARPGQTLSCTFAPVSIATDQAVPLALLVNELVTNAFKYAYPAGAGDVQMTVEEAGPGRLRLTVSDQGRGLPPDFDAEASGSLGMTLIAGLSSQLRGQMEWQDGGPGTRFVLDFARQEATREPV
- a CDS encoding putative bifunctional diguanylate cyclase/phosphodiesterase — encoded protein: MLTSLNKRHSLSVQIVGSVLIILTLGSLSLLLVGHNAINMTDTTSADRQERFAARNLAAEITRLPEQQQSATIWDDAVLRTRNGDDEWIDANLGFWMQDYFGHSESYVLDRAGEPVFASVAGERRSPDIYDVRAQAIAPLVTKLRSDMARASEGLDNPYEELSEISVVAPLRFDAGNAIVSVVPIISDTGNVPQRPGTEALHVAVRNLDATFAQQIGGPVELQNLAFTTGSPAAGLAGIPVTDLSGETIAWLVWKPERPGMILLNKMLPVLLASGLAVALLLWWITRRLLRVSGQLQVSEAQARFLANHDALTGLPNRTLFQDRLAQALHGAARSGQTVALLAIDLDRFKSINDSLGHPAGDELIRQVGSRLTDLLRTGDTVARFGGDEFMILLPNMTDDHALRHICTKIVEELSRPYELLGRSGCIGASVGAVRARPEDNDRDALMQRADIALYRAKAAGKGCFNLFENDLINPAQQQKCIESDLRTALRLNTGLKLVYQPFYDEKGDVMGAEALCRWDHPIHGALSPEIFIKIAEDHGLIDKLGQWVLDEACHFAARTNLVKVAVNVSPLQLKDPDFFATVRRALESSGLAPTSLELELTEKIVLEQSSAIKNTLIRLRSIGIRIALDDFATGNSSLQYLRDHRVDCVKIDRTFVARLGKDQENDHLVRAIFGMARAMGISVTVEGVETEMQRNLLASMGCKTFQGFLLSGPMEATGFAAVLEKQAAPPFESRALITVDLGGTV
- a CDS encoding ABC transporter permease, producing the protein MSTTEPSSAPRSASVFTAKSRLRSFFQKWPPAILLALAVIGLMVGTTFLGHLLPLPEYQAMDLRDRLVEPVFMEGSWSHPLGTDELGRDVLSRLVASIQISLTIAFLATLVAATLGVALGFLAAFARGKVEQVILIAIDAQAAMPFMIIALAVLAFLGNSLTLFTVLLGFYGWERIARIARGLAIAAQEQNYAAAVRDLGASPVRVYGMHILPNIASTLLVSMTLNFPEVILLESGLSFLGLGVQPPETSLGAMVGYGRDYIQSAPWIMLAPAAVIVVTTLCISLIGDWLRDLFDPTLT
- a CDS encoding ABC transporter permease, producing MVFFALSRILRALITVVLIVTLAFVILRMTGDPSIIILGPEAPPLAYEAFRRNWGLDQPLIIQYFKYFWAILQGDLGRSMRDGQDALGVVMDRVPLTLALTLPALAMNLILGLSAGIFAALNRNSWIDRAIMTISVIGFTVPSFVMGLVLALVFAVKLKVLPSGGSETWLHAVLPVVTMGMIGAAVIARFTRSAMLEVLGQPYIRTASGKGLSWPAVVLRHALPNAAIPTLTIIGFMVGSLVAGAVVVESIFSWPGVGRLLVQAVASRDLAVVQAILLLIGFTMVGANLIVDLAYGWVDPRLRAERSLPIK
- a CDS encoding ABC transporter ATP-binding protein, giving the protein MTAPLLSVRNLTRHYAIRTSSGFWGGHAVLKAVDGVSFDIPRGGVLGLVGESGCGKSTTAKLVLGHLAPTGGSVIFSGAEVPVDRREDWRRLRRRMQMIYQDPLGALDRRLPILNQIAEPFAIHFPLMSRSERAEKAAALMAAVGLRPDQSDSYPHELSGGQRQRVVIARALALEPELLVCDEPVSALDVSIQAQVLNLLTDLRERTGFAALFISHDLKVVRQMADRVAVMYLGRIVEEGAPEEVFHAPLHPYTQALVSASPSPRHRNRPRIVLRGDPPNPVNVPTGCPFHPRCPIAAARCSIDVPPLRLDAGRAVACHLAGKDDGILRPAPMPKALKETA
- a CDS encoding ABC transporter ATP-binding protein, whose translation is MTHSDEPLMRLEGLTVDFDIGRRYVRALHGVDLTVRRGETLGVVGESGCGKSITWLAALALLGKSTKISGSVRFDGQELVGMAARDLCRIRGGRVALIFQDPASALNPVHRIGTQIGEALRLHRGLRGAEARKAARDLIDRVGISNPDQRLNEYPHELSGGMNQRVMIAMALAGDPDLLIADEPTTALDVTIQAQILDLLRTLQAETGMGMVLISHDLGVISDVADRVAVMYAGRVIEEAPAVALFDAPAHPYSSGLLAALPDMEGPRRRLEAIPGAVPAPHDLPPGCAFAARCAARRDMCEESPPRLREVPWANLSRRAACERLEVLNPKRTAAVPAAPAVQRVLA